The sequence below is a genomic window from uncultured Stenotrophomonas sp..
GCGCCTGGATCAGCTCCATGCCGCCGGCCACCATCAGCTCCAGCATGTTGTCCATGCTCTGCGAGTCCGAGCCGTGCATCGAGATCACCGGGTCGAACTCGGCGATGTCGAATTTCGGCGTCTTCCACACCTTGCTGCGCGCCTGCGCCCAGTGGCGGTTGCCCTCGATGGTGTTGATCTCGCCGTTGTGGGCGAGCAGCCGGAACGGGTGCGCCAGCGGCCAGCGCGGCATCGTGTTGGTGGAAAAGCGCTGGTGGAACACCACCACCGACGAGGCCAGTTCGTGGCGTTGCAGGTCCGGGTAGAAGGTCGACAGCTTGTCCGGCAGCACCATGCCCTTGTAGCTGATGGCCTCGGCGCTGAGCGTGGTGACGTAATAGTCGTCGACGTCGCGCAGGGCCTGCTCGCTGCGGCGGCGGGCGAGGAACAGCGCCAGCGCGAACGGCTCGGCGCCTTGGCCGGCGCCGGCATCGACGAACACCTGCTCGACCCGCGGCAGCGTGGCGCGGGCCAGCTCGCCGCAGACGCTGTCGTCGGTGGGCACCACGCGCCAGCCGCGTGGCTGGCAGCCGGCATTGCGCAGTTGCGCGTCCAGTTCGTCGCGGCAGCGTTGCGCCTCGCCCGCGTCGTGCGGCAGGAACACCACGCCGGCGGCGAAGTTGGGGCCGACGGACAGGCCGGCTTCCTCGGCCAGCCGCCGCAGGAAGGCGGTGGGCTTGCGCAGCAGCAGGCCGCAGCCATCGCCGGTGAGGCCGTCGGCGGCGACGCCGCCGCGGTGGGTCATGCGCGAGAGCGCGGCGATGGCGGTATCGACGAGAAGGCGGGAGGGCTGGTCGTCCAGCTGCGCGACCATGCCGAAGCCGCAGGCGTCGCGTTCGTCCCGTGGGTCGTAGAGCCCCTGGCGGTTGCGGAGGGTCATCTGTGCCTCAGTGCGATGTCAGGTGAGCGGCGACACCTCTCCCTCGTCCATCGCGCATGCCATGCACGGCGGTGTTGCTTGCACGTGCACGGCATGCCCGTCACTGGAGCGCAGCGTTGAGGCCACCGGATGCGCTCGACTAGATCACGGATGTTGCGACGCCGCAATACATCGTTGCGACGGCAACCAAAGCCTTGTCCGACAAGGCTTTGGCCGGTGTGGTCATCAACCGCAGCGGACCCCGCTGACCAGGTTCTTGTCGTCCACCTCGATGTTCAGGCGCTCGCCCAGGTACTCCAGGGTGATCACCTGATCGGGCTTGAGCTGGCGCACCTGGCCGGCGCCGGCGTCCTGCCGGGCCTGCTCGGCCAGTTCGTCCGTATATGTCTGGCCGACCAGCCCCTGCACCTGGCTGGCGTCGCAGTTGCCCACCGGTGGCGGCGTGGCGGCGGCGTCGGGATCGGGCGTGGCGGCTTCGGCCGCGGCCTGCTGGGCCTGGTCCAGCACCCGGTCCTGCTCTTCCGGGACCGGGCCGTTGCAGGCGGCGAGGAGCAGGGCCAGGGCGGTGGCCGCCGTCAGGGCGAGGGCGCGGCGCGGGCCGCGGATGTTCGATGGAAAATGCATCAAGGGCTCCACAGCGGAATGGGGATGGCCCAAGGATAGGACAGGAGCGCGGAGCGGTGCGCGAACGTGCGGCGCATGCCGATAATCGCGCTGGATTCGTCGCGTTGGAGGGGGGATGCCACAGCCGGACGCTTGTCGTGTGCTGGTACTGGGGGGATACGGGCATTTCGGTGCGCGCATCGTGCGTGCGTTGGCGGCCACGCCACAGCTGCGGGTAATTGCGGCCGGGCGCCACCCCGAGGCGGCCGCGCGCCACCTGCCCGGCGTCGACCTGTCGCGCATCGAGCTGTGCCGGCTGGATGTCGCCGCCGCCGGTTTCCCCGCGCAACTGGCCGCCACCGGCGCCGCGCTGGTGATCCACACCGCCGGGCCGTTCCAGGGACAGGGCTACGGGGTCGCCCGCGCCTGCCTGCAGGCCGGCATGCACTACATCGACCTGGCCGACGGCCGCGATTTCGTGCGTGATTTCCCCGCGCAGCTGGACGCGGTGGCGCGACAGGCCGGGCGTTGCGCGATCAGCGGGGCCAGCACGCTGCCGGCGCTGTCCAGCGCGGTGGTCGATGCGCTGTGCGGGCGTTTCGACGTGGTGCAGGCCATCGACATCGTGATCGCCCCGGCGCAGGCCACGCCGCTGGGCATGGCCACGGTGCGCGCGGTGCTGTCGTACTGCGGGCAGCCGTTCCAGTGCTGGATCGACGGGCGCTGGCAGCGCGTGATCGGCTGGGCCGATCCGCAGCCGGTGGCATTCGCGCGCATCGCCCCGCGCCTGGCCTCGCCGTGCGACGTGCCCGACCACGACCTGCTGGTGCAGCGCTGCCCCGGCGTACAAACGGTGCGCTTCCGCGCCGCGCTGGAACTGCCGCTGCTGTCGCGTTGCCTGGCCGGCATCGCATGGCTGCGCCGCCACGGCCTGCCGCTGCCGATGGCAACGCTGGCCGGCGTGTTCGCCCGCGCCGGGCGCTGGTTCGACCGCTTCGGCACCGACCTGGGCGGCATGCGCGTGACCCTGCGTGGGCTGCGCGGTGGCGTCGAGCACACCCTGCACTGGGACCTCACCGCGCCGATGCTGCATGGCCCGGAAATCCCCATCTTCGCCGCGGTGCTGCTGGCACGCCGGCTGGCCGCCGGTGAGCCGCTGCCAGTGGGCGCGCATGCCTGCATGGGCCTGCTGACGCTGGCCGAATTCGAGGAAGAGTTCGCCCGCTGGGGAATCGACAGCGCGGTTTCCTGACGGCGCCGGCGCGACGAAGGTCGCCCTGCCCTCCGGGCTATTGACTACATTTGTCGTCATCGCTACCGTGGCGACAAATGTAGTCATGGAGTCTGGCATGCGCCGCAAGACCATCGGGGACCAGGAACTGGCCCTGCTGCAATACCTCGGGGAGAACCAGCCGGCCAGCGTCGGCGAAGTGGCCGCCGGTTTCGGCGAGTCGCGCGGGCTGGCCCGCTCCACCGTGCTGACCATGATGGAGCGCCTGCGGGCGAAGGGTTATCTGCGGCGCGCGCAGCACGCCGGCGTCTACCGCTACGAGGCCACCGCCGGGCAGCAGGAAGTGGTGAACAGCGCGGTCGGCAGCTTCGTCGAGAAGACTCTGCAAGGCTCGATCTCGCCGTTCGTGGCGTGGATGTCGGAAAAGGCCGAGGTCAGCGACGACGAGCTGGCCGAACTGCAAGCGCTGGTCAGCCGGCTGCAATCGCAGCGCCGCGAGGACTGAACCATGAACACCCTGCTCGAACTGCTCGGCAACCGCCTGCTGGCCACCAGCGTGCAGACCGTGGCGCTGACCGCCGTGGTGTGGCTGCTGTGCCGCTGCGTGCGGCGGCTGCCGGCCGCCACCCAGTGCGGCCTGTGGTGGCTGGTGGCGTTGCAGGCGGTGCTGGGCCTGCTGTGGGCCGCGCCGCTGGAACTGCCGGTGCTGCCGGCCGTGGAAGCCGCACAGCTGGCGCAGCAGGCCGTGCCGGCGCCAGCCGCTGATGCGGCACCGCTGGTGGTGATGACGCCACTGCCGCTGGAAAGCGGCTGGTCGTGGCTGTACGTGGCAATGGCGCTGTGGCTGGCCGGCGTGGGGGTGATGGCGCTGCGCACGGCTTCGGCATGGCGCGC
It includes:
- a CDS encoding putative Lipoprotein (Evidence 3 : Function proposed based on presence of conserved amino acid motif, structural feature or limited homology) translates to MHFPSNIRGPRRALALTAATALALLLAACNGPVPEEQDRVLDQAQQAAAEAATPDPDAAATPPPVGNCDASQVQGLVGQTYTDELAEQARQDAGAGQVRQLKPDQVITLEYLGERLNIEVDDKNLVSGVRCG
- a CDS encoding Saccharopine dehydrogenase, coding for MPQPDACRVLVLGGYGHFGARIVRALAATPQLRVIAAGRHPEAAARHLPGVDLSRIELCRLDVAAAGFPAQLAATGAALVIHTAGPFQGQGYGVARACLQAGMHYIDLADGRDFVRDFPAQLDAVARQAGRCAISGASTLPALSSAVVDALCGRFDVVQAIDIVIAPAQATPLGMATVRAVLSYCGQPFQCWIDGRWQRVIGWADPQPVAFARIAPRLASPCDVPDHDLLVQRCPGVQTVRFRAALELPLLSRCLAGIAWLRRHGLPLPMATLAGVFARAGRWFDRFGTDLGGMRVTLRGLRGGVEHTLHWDLTAPMLHGPEIPIFAAVLLARRLAAGEPLPVGAHACMGLLTLAEFEEEFARWGIDSAVS
- a CDS encoding Transcriptional regulator, penicillinase repressor family, with protein sequence MRRKTIGDQELALLQYLGENQPASVGEVAAGFGESRGLARSTVLTMMERLRAKGYLRRAQHAGVYRYEATAGQQEVVNSAVGSFVEKTLQGSISPFVAWMSEKAEVSDDELAELQALVSRLQSQRRED